From Cheilinus undulatus linkage group 15, ASM1832078v1, whole genome shotgun sequence:
TTTGAACTTCTTGTTGCCTTGTTTGATGAAAACATCTCATAATTTTCTGCCAAATGGACCAACTTTAAGCCAGCAGGACAAACCATAAAAACCAAAGTtggaataaaaatacatttggatGACAAAAATGAGATGTAGCTGAAGTTACTTAAGTTAAAGAGACTTGGAATGTAAAGGACTAACCTGGCCCAGACTCTGGACTGTTCCTCTGATATCGTGAAGAACTCTCCTCAGCTGCACCTCAGTGCTGGACGGAGCAGGAGGAGTGAGCCCAGGGTAGAGGCTATGACCTGAGCCAAGGTTTGAACCAAGGCTCGGAAAGAGGCCTGGAGGTGGAGGAGCTAACCCTTGGTGGAAGCTGTGTTCTGGACCTAATGGTGGACAAGGGGGCATGGGATGAGGGAATCCCAGGTGTGGGGTCATGTTGTACCCATGGTAACCGAGGTAGGTTGAGGCATAAGGTGAGCCATGTGTTGAATGGTATGGTGAGAGATGAGAGTAGGGATGATTGTAGACCTGGTGGGGCATTACTGTTGGATGCAGGTTGCCCATGCTCGCAGGATGCGGAGTTGTGGAAGTTGCCGGATGATGTAAATTGGAAAGGCTGGCATGCTGGGGGAATGATGGTGTTGAAGGATGATGGAGGCTGGTAAGGCTGGAATGATGGAGCATAGACGGGTTGGGCTGGGGAAGGAGATTAGGAAGGCTGCCATATGGATGTAGATGTGTGGGGTGCAGTGGAGGAGGGTTAAGAGTGAAGGGAtatgggttagggttaaggcTGGGACTAGGGTTCGGGCTTGGGTTTAAGTACTGTGCAGGTGGACTGGGATTAGGATTAGGGTACACCATCTGCCCTGGCGTCCAACTTTGCTGGTTTTGATGGGAGCTCAAATTTTGCTGGAATTGGCTGGGCTGCTGCTGGCTGGAGGAGAGATCAGGATTGCTTTGGGTGCTCCAGGATTGGTTGTGTCTACCTGGTGACCAATCAGGGGGAGGGCTGGAGCTCTGTAGGGAGAAGGACGACCTCATCAAGTAGCGTGGGATGGGTTTGGGTGGGATGGGAGTTTCTGGGTGAagtcttgtttgttgttttttagagTCAGACGATGAGGAAGGGTTTATAATCAGAGTAGACAAACAGTTTGATTGTCCTTTTTCTACTTCTTCTCCCACCTCATCTTCCTTGTCGTCTCTGTCCTCTTGGGTGTATTTGAAGGAGTACCTTGGTTGGGTGCAGGACGCCTGGCCTCGACCGAACTGAATCCTGATCGAAGACACTATTCTGGAGGGTGAGAGGAGTGAAGAGGGCAGGGAGGAGGACCTCTGAAGAGGGAAGCCTCTTCCCCGCCCTCGCCCTCGTCCTCTTCCAGAAGATTCAGCTGAATCACTGGGGTTGGGGTTTGCACCCTGCCCTGTCTGGCTAAATCGATGCTGTTTGGCTCGGTTTAGGGCACTGAGAACTggagagggtggaggaggagggaacaCGAAATCAGAATCCTCCAAGAAAACCTGCTCTTCTTGGGACTCACTGCCTGCTTCCTCTGTGGGTTGTCCTGTATCTGTGGTTGTTCCTGTCTGGTTTGGACTGTGTTCTGGCTCTGGGGCAGGCTGACTCTGGCCATGTTCTACTTCTGGTTGTGGATCTTGTTCTGCAGTAGGCACCCTTTCCGGTTCTAGTCCAGATTCCGAATCAGCCTGGTTTCCATCCTGGACTTGCTCCTCCTCATGGCTCTCTTCCTGCGGTGCTGCTGATAGACTCCTCCTGGGGAGCTGATGAGCCGAGTACTGGGGAATTTGTTCTAAACTCCCATTATGCTCATCTTCTTCCCTGGAACTACTCTTCCCATCAGTCTCAGCTGCACCACCAGCCTCTTCCTCTTTCCCATCTGGCAGAATGAAGATGGGGTGGTCAAGTGCAAGGGGCGTGGCCACATCTTGTGAGGGGTGTGATGTCACTGTGGTCTCACTGTCACAGCTGTCACTGCTCTCCTGCACCTAATGacaataaataacaaataaataactcaATAAGGAAAAAGTACTCAGAGCAGTCCAGATACtttcagaaaaatataatttacaaaatGCATGTacaattttgaaagaaaaatcacTGCTTTGACTGATACAATGTGACTTTATTATGTCAATACTATTATTAAGGAGCATTTTAGTGCAGCAACTCAAATTGAAGAGCTTGTTCAGATCATAGACTATAAAAAGATGGatgttgtctttattttttaaggggTTTTATCTTTATATTATCTTTACCTTGTCATCTAGCTAGCATATTCCAAACAATGAAAAGATTGCAAACAAAGCTAACAGTTCAAGGTCAGTGAAATTTCCCCTAAATGGACAGTCAACAAACTGCAGTTTTCTTGCACGTTTGCATAGTCTACTCTTTAAAAAACCAGTGGTAGCCCTTTGGTTGTAAATTGACTATCCTGACAGATATAAATTAGCCTGTTCCCTACCTAGAAGTCAGGGCCCATCCAAAAGGTCACAAAATCTGTCCTTTTATATGTGCACTTCTGTGAAGCATATAATAAACGTAAATCttttcataataaaaacaactaaTATTAGGAACAAATTTGGTaattattaaatgaaaaattaaaccaGGCTTTGTAAGCTAAAGCTCCAGAAAAAGTTTTCCTGTATTTTGGCttctaaaaaatgtatataCTTTTTGAGATAGATATacttttttgggcattttttgccttttatttagGTCACCCACATTCATGAGGCATgccttaaccactaggccatctgtgccccaaaaatataaacatctgAAGGGTTTTTTCTTGACATTACTGGTACAACAAGAGAATTTTCATGCCCTTGCATTTTCATCATAGGCATATTACATGAATGCAGTAAAAGTGGCATCAATCATCTGTTTCTGAAGATGTGTTTGGAGGCCTAACAATGGTCATCGCTATACTGGAGATGCTGTCTTCAACTAGCCTCCACTAGAGGTAGATGTTGAGCTGTGGTGGGCCTTTTTCTAAATTATGTTGTCAGAAGAGACATATCAATAAGAACTCTGACAGAATCCAATCTGAAGTGGaaactagggctgaaccatttggttcaaaatatcaaaatatatcCTCATCctcagtatttttcaacaatattaaaaaaatggtgTCAAGATATCAGTATTGGTCTCagctaaaatgcattttaaaatatcagcctatcaaatatcaataaaaatccaatactgtgtGTCcctaaaatagtttaaagatgcactgattgtaaaAATCGGGGCTGTAAACAATATCGATGacaatgttttttcattttctcattacTTCTTTTGATCTAACATTCCCACAATGCAAAagttttctttcacatttgTTAGATTAagctagggctgaacaattatgaaaaaatatcgaattgtttttattttgactcaATGAAATTTTGGTATGAATAGTGCATTGTAGAGTAATTACTGatctttgttgcaaaaaaaaaaaaaacgttttaaactctttttttacacacatgtcagattaaagaaatattacatcttctgaaatttgaaaattgcagcaggccataccGCGATTAAATCGAAATTTCAATtagttgcccagccctagtggaAACATAAGGAACTGCACTTTTTGCTGTTTCAAAATTTgctctccttttttaaaaagtcagaggtCAGTGCTTTTCCTTTAGATCTAAGTTGCACCCTCTTAAACCTAAATACTGTCTGAAAACAACCTCCCAAAACCAGAGGGTTTtctgaaaaacattaaaaaatttaaaagtttattaATTTTTACCTCTCAGCCTCTGTGGCAAATAGAGACAAGGCATAAAAGCAACTAAAATACCTTGGCTGAATATGAATCACTGGGTTTGCCCTTAATATATCtacatttttctaaaatcatTAACAAGAAAAAGAGATGACATCCCATTACAGAGCCCTTGAGACACGATATGTATTGTTTAAATGATGTTCTCTTCttattaattgtttttgtctAAAAACCTGCTGTAGTCTGCCTCTATGTCACTAGTGTCGCTCAGGTCAATGACCATTGTCTTTGTCACAgttcaacttaaaaaaatatttccatcTATCGACTTTTCTATGTAGAGGCTAAAAAGGATAAAACCTTGTTCCCATATCTTATCCCATATGCTTTCCACatgtgtattttaatgaatcatgtCTCACTTCATTGGTCATAAGTTGCAAGAGCGGGATCGTTTAAAACAATTAAACTCACTTACATTCTTACTTAAATTTGGAaacaatgaaatatgaaaaaagattCCCAGGTGCCTCCTTTAGAGCCTTACTTCACATTCTTAAACTATGAAACTTTGTTATGTAACTCACATCTGTGTGCCTGCCTTCCCCTGGTGTATATCTTCAAGCTTTTACGAGTATGACCTTTCCTCCATCAGACATATGTGGATGTACAAAAGTTAAAGTGGTTCTGCATTTTCCAAACTGCCCTACATGGTTTTATTGCGCTCCATAAAATAATCGACTTCCAGCTTAATTGTGATTTATGTGCAAGATCTTTCTTCTCTGGGTGAGATAAGGCTGTGACTGGAGAGTGCAAacaatttaaaggtcaaagatgGCGACCTAAGGTTCCATAGGGGTGGTGAAGCCTtcaaacaaaacacataaacGGACCTTAAGGTAACTGTTGGAGTCGGCTGAGGGCTCCTCTGCAAACCCGCTGCTGTCTGACTGCTGACTGACCGTCCTCAACAGGTCTGAAAGCAAGAGAAAGATCATTCAACATAGTAGCCAGGATTATTCCTGCAGTACCACTAATGTCCAGCTGATGGCAGTGTAGAATCAGTTATCTGGAGGATAAAGCACTGGGACAGTCTGTCCTCACTGACTCCACTgagacatgagtaactttattttattacatacagaaaaagacaacataTATAAAACAACTTGATAAGAAAGAAGAAGGAAGGATCATCCAGAGAGATTTAACACGCAGGATTGAGAGTAGAAAGAAACAGGCTGCAGTGAAAGACCAGCTTTGGACTTTTACAaagttagttttttttgtttggcttATTTATTAGAGCTCAGGCAAGTGCTAATGAaatacttataaatgttattatCATAGAGAAACTATTAAATCTTGAAGATAATAAAAATTTGGAATGAATATGACATGAATTAGACCATCACAAAAGATGCAGCAAGGGATCCAAGACCCAAATATACCTGAAGTGGTTCAAATTGATGGAAAAAATTGTCACAGAATACATTTGTACATAAACACTGGTAAATTGTACAAGTGAGAAGGTGCATGCCATAGAGCCATGCCttttgcagcaaaaaatggagcaaaaaaactgttaaagtttTGTCAGATAATAATTGTTAAGGCTAAAAGCAAGAGGTCAATATTGACATTTGCTTTCGGCAtcaaaaaaaagagacaaacttGTGGCTGAAAGCCCTACAGGCAAACTTGTCGTGTGCCTCAGAACAAGAGGGAGGAGATAACTAGTAAAACTACACTAAAGTAAACAATTCAAGTTTTGAAAGTGGTTAAGGACACACACCAATGAATCAATTTAATGTCTAACAAAGGAGTAAAATACACAGTATGAACAAAAGTTTTTGGCCACCTTTTGATTACACCAACAGCAATTGTAATAGTactgtatttaaatacatgcactttaacaTGGAGTAAGCCGCCTTTTGCACCTATatcagcctccactcttcttggagaattttgggtttttccatgggaatttgtgcccattcattctgtagagcatttatgaggtcaagcactgatgttggacgagaaggtctagctcgcaatctctgttccagttcatcccaaaaggTGTTTGGTGGTGTTACGGCCAGGGCTGTATGGGCCAGTTGACTTCTTCTGCACctaactcatcaaaccatgtcttcatagtcgTTGCTTAGtgtactggggcacagtcatgttggaaaagaaaagggccTGCCGTAAACAGTTGCCAAAAAGTTGGaaggtatgctgaagcattaagattggccttcagtggagataaacccagaaaacagCCCcctaccattatccctcctccaccgaACTTCACAGtcggcacagtgcagtcaggcaggtaatgttctcccatcATCCGCCAAACCAAGACTCATCcctctgactgccaaacagagaggcaTGATTTgccactccacagaacacgtttccactgctccacagtccagtgtcggtgtgcttgaCCCAACTCCTTCCAATGcatggtgatgtgaggcttacaTGCAGTCACATAAttatggaaacccattccatgaagctcccgccGCACAGTTtgtgtgcttacattaatgccagtggaagttacaaactgttgctgttgttcctaaatgcttccactttctaattatatcacttacagctgacttattgcaaaggtggcattaatcactgagctcctcagaaCGACCCATggttaggtgcttgattttatacacctgtggcaacgggtctgattaaaacaactgaattcaataattaacaggtgtggccaaacacTTTTTTCCATACAGTGTAGATTTTGGAGGATAACAGCGACAGATAACGacaaaattaaagtcagaaattcaGGTAAGAATATGAGATTAGAAATCTAGGAGAGCTCACCGCTGCCTCTAGAAGACCTGGATGGCACAGCTTCATCCTCATTACTCTGAATCtgaacaacaataaaacaaaaccttAGTTTCCCAAACAAGTCAATGCTGGTACAACTATTGCATTTTACTGGAACTTCCTTATAAACTATTGCCAAATATTGTGAGTTGTCAGAAACTAGAGATGTGTGTATGATTTAGTGTGAAAAGGATGGTTAGATAGAGAGCCAAGGAGAACACCGTACCTCTTCCATGTCGAAGGAGTCTGCGTTTTCATTGCGTAGCTGAGCCAGCTGAGGCGGTGCCAGGGACGGAGGAGCCTTTTCTGGGGTTGACGTCAGATTCTCGTCCTTCTCTGGCTGGTTCTCTCCATCGGCTGCTGGTCCACCGGTGCTCTGTTCAGGACTGTTCGGTGGGGAAAGGTCAAGGCATGATCAGAACCACTTCCCATGCACTTATTTATTATGTAATATGTAGACAAGATGACCCACTTTCTTCACTTTGTATGGGGTGAAGTTTGATTGAACTCTGACTAGAGGAATTTGGAGGCTCTGATGTCCTGCCAGCTCCAAAGAGGGGATGGGTTTTACCAAATTAAGTTATTATTGGGTttatttgttcttgttttataacagtaaagtaaatataaatgagctgcagagaggaaaGGTTGCTGTCTTTTCATGGTGTGACAATGATAATCAATGACTATGACAAAATGAACATGTTTAACATTTAATCTAGTTTAAATATAAGCTTACTCCTTGAACTGGTTTACCTTTCATCTCCATCTCCACTTGTTTCCTCAGTGACAGTTGCCAGAGAACAGCGGTTGTGTTTCGGACTAACTGTGTCCACCAAGTGGTCTAGGTCGGTACTGGAGCCGTCCTGTTCTGGACCGGTGTGAGCGTGGCCAttgatgtgtgtgtgattggTCACTGCGTGTCCATTCTGCAATGTTTGCTGGTCAGGTGCGGGTGCTTGAGGCGACTCTGAGGAGGCAGCGTGCAGGTTGTGTCTGGTGATGGTTTTCTTGAGGAGTTTGGCCATGTTACGAGCCGAGTTGGTCTTCTTCAGAGGGGGTGGAGTGGATTCATCTCTGCCTCCTTCTTCCCCTTCTCCTCCTGAGAgcaaaaccatttttaaaatcaaaatatactCAACTGATTAAGTTTCAATTTTAGCTTCCAACATCATCAAAACAAGACATTAAGGTTTAAACTGTTACTGTGCAACATGCAAagttgtgcatttttttgcttttaagttttgttgtgtgaagtgaaaagaaaatataCTTCTAAGCTAAAAAACTTTTGTGGATTGCTGGTTTATCTGAAAACACTCCTAGGTTATAAGCACTCACGGGCACTGAGCTGTaagcctgtcatacaacaatcACCACAGACTTAGAGCCAaactactgtattatagctgGCAGATAGACAAGCTTCATTCAGCAAAAAAGAAGATGGTATGGAGATGATATGCAAGGAGATTTccaggaaaataatctgttaaaaaagtcataaattccACTTGTTTTTTAGgacagagtaaggggtggatatGGCAAGTAAACACAGCCTAGAGCACCGACTAGGCAGATACTAGCGTTGCTATTAGCCCCTGGTCATAATGctgatgtcccaagggcccaaaaactgcCAGCATTCTCCTGGTGTTGCACGAGGGGTGAAAAGGCCAGGACAAAAAAGGCTGGCTGCCACCCACTTCTCTACAGCCCGAGGTTGTGGCACATCCtgccccatgatgaatccttagcaccctacatgcctaaaacttatgcacacgACTGTACTTACAAAATCCACTACACAGTtgaggcaaaaataaataaggaaataaaataGTACAAAAGGGTTTTGGCAGAAGACTTGTATTCGTCCATGGCTTTAAAGTTTCAAAGTGTTTGATATTACTTTATTACCACAAAAGTGCATCACCACTGACTCAAATGCATAGATACTTTGATttatattattgttatattATCAATATTACtgtcatttttcaaattaattttgaaTAATCAactggagaaaagaaaaaatgattaaaatggatGCCAATTAATCACacaatttgatgaaaaactgGCAAATTACTTGTACTCTTAGTTTTAAATTTATCAAAGATCAATACAATCTGGGATTGATTAGCACACAATCTGCCCTCGATCCCTCCTGCTCCTGCATCTATCTGCCTCATAAGAGATACCCACAAGCCTTCAAACTACATCTAGTCTTACATCAACTGGtttcttttacatttaataTAGATCTATGTTAGggttttaaaagcttgtaaaaaggTCAGAAGCATGCTCTGTCTAATCATCTCATTACCATTACTATTAAATCTACCTGTAATCCAATAATTTTCATCTTGTGAAATAATTGCTAGTAATTGATAACAAAGTCTGCAATCAATTATATTACTTTTTAATCAACTGACAGCACTAATTTTACATATTGATTTTATATTCctaaatattttcacttttattttgaatactGTATGTATTTAATAGTGTTCAGGATGTTGAAGTGTTAAAAGTGTCACCTTCAATAAATGCATGTAAGGCAGTTTTTGCACTACCAATAAATAACTGTCTAAAATTCATGAtcttaaagaaataaattaaaataaccatgattatgatttttacAAGCCAGTCCCAAGATGAGCTGTTTTGAGCTTCACTAAATGACTCAAACTTGGTcaagctttagctaaaagcaacatttcatcatCTTGacctaaaaatgtaatttatataTAAAAGATCACATCATCATAGAATAAACGGTTTGATAAAACAACTTTAACTTCACACAGACCTTCAATTTCATGACAAAGACTGAAGATAAattcataaaaaacacaacacttgATAACCCCATCACCATATTTCCTCTAAAAAGGTTTCCTCTATTTTGCTAAACTAGTCcttgactttttctcttttcaagCGCTAGATGAAAGACCAACAGCACTGGTCTCGATCATGTCGAGTTGTTCCCTTACCTTGGTCCCTGGAGCTGATGCGCTGGACGGGCTGACCAGAAACCTGACTGTAGAGCTGGAAGAACTCGTTGGCAACTGTAGTCAGGACCTCGATCTGACGGAAACGGCCTGagggaaacaaacaaaaaaaaagttacaaagtgCACCGCAGAGCCAacatggaggagaagaagataGAGAAGACCACGTGGGAAGTCaacaataaaactttttttctttgggAAAAAACTTGTGAAAGATTTCTGTTATGTAGCTGTAGTTTCCTGTACACTCGAACACTGAAGAGGATTTTCTTAACATGCCATAACAGACTCTGTTTGGCTGCCTTAGGGTGGCAGAAACACactgcaaaaattaaaataaagacatttatctttattaaaaatgaaacaagataGTCAAATCCTCTTTGTCAATTTAATCAATCCTTTTCTCCCACTTCTTAGTTAGAGGGGCTGTGCAATAGATTAAGCTTTTAAGATAAATTTAAGACAAGGTACAAGATAAATTAGtactgtaaatatcaaaataCTTAGTTAATTTATTCTAAAACAGCCATAATGCTCAGtaacaagatttttttaaaagtcagaatattttttttacaaatattattTATATTCACTTATTTTCTATTTCTTACTAATATATATTTTACTAAATATTTACCAATACTTTactaaaacatgaagaaaaactgAGCTTTAAAACTGAGATGTAACCTTTAACAGTGAAAACTGGCTGTAAGTGAATCAGAAAGTGTGAACATTTCTCAAACAACAATGAGGCAGTGTTTTATCTCTGCTGTGTAGATGTTTCCTGATGTCTGTGTGCTTATTTTCAAAGCTCCATAAACAACACATTCAAATTTCAAGGAATAGTTGAATGTTCTGCCTTATGAGGATGAAAAAGTTCTTCAAACCAGAGTCAACTGCACAAATAACGCTCAAGAGCgtatttttacagtttaaggAAGCCTCTAAACATGGTTTAAGCATCTTTAAACAAGACAAGAGTCTACAATTTACTGCTTGTATTCAATACAGTTCTTagaaacttttttatttagttgaatTTATGTAGTTTAAGTGAAAAATGGACACGCGGAGTGAGCCACATTCAGAGTGAATCCTCTCGCGTGGCTCAAGTCGTACTGAACAAAGTCAAAGAGTATTTCACTAGGAACACTCTTCGTTCTGTGTTTGGAGAACATTTCTCcattctctctgctgctgaagaaaCTCTAAAGCCTCAAAGAAGTCCTCCTCACAACCCGGAACACCTTAGGAATCCTCATAATGGCTAAAATGCTTTGAGAGTAACTCTAATCATTACCAGCATCAAGTCTCAACTTTATTAAAATAttctgagaaaataaaacaccctGCTTCTATGAATTTTCCCAGACTTTCATCACAAGGAGCTTTATGCGTGCTCCACAAAAGGCACAAATCCTGCCTGCGGCTGGTTCCAAGCCATAGCAGTACCTGAAACTCTAATTACCTATTTGAAGGGGCTCTTTAGAAAAAGTAGGTCCTGTGAGTGTTAAAAAAGTAAGTCTCATGACTGGGTCACAGAGAGGATTTGTTCTTAGGTAAGAATAAAGAGAACAAGAGTCATAACCATGAGTGCCTGCGTCAAACTGACACAAAAATCTGTTCTGCTGTTGACTGTTTGAACCTGAGGGGTCTTTGAGGTTTCTGCAGAAATTCTGAAGTATGGGACTGGACCTATATTCCTCAGCTCCACCATCCAGTTTTTGACCATACATGTCTTGGCTCCAATATGCCAGTGCTTATCGTGAGGATATTAAATCttcttttttgtgcatttgaaGGCGGTGCAGAGGCATTCTTCATTGTGATATAAGGTGTAAGGTAACAAGTGTTACACAGCCCAggtataaataaaaatgaactatCATTCtt
This genomic window contains:
- the itprid2 gene encoding protein ITPRID2, which gives rise to MESGALGVETSTAADPRVHSDSNVACLRRRAWAQSRDSIWQESGPETCGPQEPQQNQKNSETQRPSDEPGQVPNNIASWLIECRTPLGASLDDQSASPSRGAPRNGCSFEDDLSLGAEANHLQSSNNKTESCFGLVADQKRTQFKERGRSMNSTGSGKSSTVSSVSELLDMYEEDPEEILLNLGFGREEPDLGAKVPARFFNSSSTARGIDIKVYLGAQLQRMEQENPNYALTSRFRQIEVLTTVANEFFQLYSQVSGQPVQRISSRDQGGEGEEGGRDESTPPPLKKTNSARNMAKLLKKTITRHNLHAASSESPQAPAPDQQTLQNGHAVTNHTHINGHAHTGPEQDGSSTDLDHLVDTVSPKHNRCSLATVTEETSGDGDESPEQSTGGPAADGENQPEKDENLTSTPEKAPPSLAPPQLAQLRNENADSFDMEEIQSNEDEAVPSRSSRGSDLLRTVSQQSDSSGFAEEPSADSNSYLKVQESSDSCDSETTVTSHPSQDVATPLALDHPIFILPDGKEEEAGGAAETDGKSSSREEDEHNGSLEQIPQYSAHQLPRRSLSAAPQEESHEEEQVQDGNQADSESGLEPERVPTAEQDPQPEVEHGQSQPAPEPEHSPNQTGTTTDTGQPTEEAGSESQEEQVFLEDSDFVFPPPPPSPVLSALNRAKQHRFSQTGQGANPNPSDSAESSGRGRGRGRGRGFPLQRSSSLPSSLLSPSRIVSSIRIQFGRGQASCTQPRYSFKYTQEDRDDKEDEVGEEVEKGQSNCLSTLIINPSSSSDSKKQQTRLHPETPIPPKPIPRYLMRSSFSLQSSSPPPDWSPGRHNQSWSTQSNPDLSSSQQQPSQFQQNLSSHQNQQSWTPGQMVYPNPNPSPPAQYLNPSPNPSPSLNPNPYPFTLNPPPLHPTHLHPYGSLPNLLPQPNPSMLHHSSLTSLHHPSTPSFPQHASLSNLHHPATSTTPHPASMGNLHPTVMPHQVYNHPYSHLSPYHSTHGSPYASTYLGYHGYNMTPHLGFPHPMPPCPPLGPEHSFHQGLAPPPPGLFPSLGSNLGSGHSLYPGLTPPAPSSTEVQLRRVLHDIRGTVQSLGQNRADTPDAFIVHRAAPSNNQSLAELQQKRRSLNLFRSQMMDLELSIIRQQALVYNHLSPADRLELEQLQSLRSAVREELQELEQQLEDRLLELTQHGGLRRDTSVDSLSTASALRAMEPVSDLLREQLYLRSELSYDGHTPSTHPSSRSSSPVQGGGGDQEQSQGVYKASINITPAPPPRPNTLTEEEEDEEQEGNGRGGGGGEAPEEEGAVGGLRVENLEQLIKEIRESVAKEVRREIYSELLATVAPQRSPLPAKQQQS